A genomic region of Leptotrichia hofstadii contains the following coding sequences:
- a CDS encoding SDR family oxidoreductase has translation MAEIAVTGVTGNLGGMVSRLCKENGIKVRNLARNKEKAEKMGFSDVFKSSYDKSEDTIKSLEGIDVLFMVSGSENPDRVQQHKDFIDSAKTAGVSHIVYLSFYNASKNSIFTLGRDHYATEEYIKENGFKYTFLRDNFYADFFVDMCREYGEIKGPAGNGKVSAVVRSDVSEVAAKILENPEKWENQTLNMTGPEELTMEEITKLASKYLRKEIKYIPETVDEAYESRKIWKAEQWEYDSWVSTYTAIARNEQSGISNDIEKVLGRKATSLTEYLETL, from the coding sequence ATGGCTGAAATAGCAGTAACTGGAGTGACAGGAAATTTAGGTGGCATGGTTTCAAGATTATGCAAAGAAAATGGCATAAAAGTGAGAAATTTGGCTAGAAATAAGGAAAAAGCTGAAAAAATGGGGTTTTCTGATGTTTTTAAATCAAGTTACGATAAGTCAGAAGATACTATAAAATCGCTTGAAGGGATTGATGTGCTTTTTATGGTATCAGGTTCAGAAAATCCTGACCGTGTTCAGCAGCATAAGGATTTTATTGATTCTGCTAAAACAGCTGGAGTGTCGCATATTGTTTATCTTTCGTTTTACAATGCTTCAAAAAATTCGATATTTACATTGGGAAGAGATCATTATGCAACTGAGGAATACATTAAAGAAAATGGCTTTAAATATACATTTTTGAGAGATAATTTTTATGCGGATTTCTTTGTGGATATGTGCAGAGAGTACGGCGAAATAAAAGGGCCTGCTGGAAATGGTAAAGTTTCGGCTGTGGTGCGTTCGGATGTGTCAGAAGTGGCTGCTAAAATTTTGGAAAATCCAGAAAAATGGGAAAATCAGACTTTGAATATGACAGGACCTGAAGAATTGACTATGGAGGAAATTACAAAACTTGCAAGTAAATATTTACGTAAAGAAATTAAGTATATTCCTGAAACGGTAGATGAGGCTTATGAGTCACGTAAAATCTGGAAAGCCGAACAATGGGAATACGATTCGTGGGTTTCGACTTACACTGCAATTGCCCGAAATGAACAATCGGGTATTTCAAATGATATTGAAAAAGTGTTGGGACGTAAAGCGACTTCATTAACTGAGTATTTGGAAACATTGTAA
- a CDS encoding AAA family ATPase, giving the protein MKNNMKKKLPIGISDFKEIIERDYYYFDKTKFIENLLEDGFKVNLFTRPRRFGKTLNMSMLKYFFDIEKKDENKKLFENLDISESRYFEKQGNYPVISISFRTYGEKNWENGFKRVKEIIRNLYTDCKFLTEKMDEIEIEEFNSVRRGLDSANWKSSLFNLSKYLYEYYGKKVVVLIDEYDQPIIDSYIKGYYEEAIDFFKSFYGIVLKDNEYLETGVMTGILRVAKENIFSGLNNLKVYTILNNRFTEYFGIMEAEVGQALKDFNLEVEMEDMQRWYNGYLFGDVRAYNPWSVINFLAEGKLKPYWVNTSGNDLIKLYLQKLRDEIFDDFSRLLNKEAILKIINDNMTFGNLEANFSRNIWNLFFHSGYLTLAEKYDEDYDDAYLKIPNEEILKMFSAMFIDVYFENYDDFLEMTHALKNGNIDKFKRELKKILLENVGIFDVSGDYKEQFYHGLMLGLVLMLKKEYEITSNNFAGKGRYDLLLKPKNTERRKEGIILELKVAKADNNLSESEIYEKLEKECEAALEQIEKRKYASVLRNAGINNILKVGAAFFGKELEVKFKREV; this is encoded by the coding sequence ATGAAAAATAATATGAAAAAAAAATTACCAATAGGAATTTCTGATTTTAAAGAAATAATCGAAAGAGATTATTATTATTTTGATAAGACTAAATTTATTGAAAATCTTTTGGAAGACGGATTTAAGGTTAATTTATTCACTCGCCCAAGAAGATTTGGAAAAACTCTTAATATGTCAATGCTGAAATATTTTTTTGATATCGAGAAAAAAGATGAAAATAAAAAATTGTTTGAAAATCTGGATATTTCTGAAAGTAGATATTTTGAAAAACAGGGGAATTATCCCGTAATTTCCATTTCATTTAGAACTTATGGCGAAAAAAATTGGGAAAATGGGTTTAAAAGAGTTAAAGAAATAATCAGAAATTTATATACAGATTGTAAATTCTTGACTGAAAAAATGGATGAAATTGAAATTGAAGAATTTAATTCTGTGAGAAGAGGCTTGGACTCAGCAAATTGGAAATCTTCTTTATTTAACTTGTCAAAATACTTGTATGAGTATTACGGAAAAAAAGTAGTAGTTTTGATAGACGAGTATGACCAGCCGATAATAGATTCCTACATAAAGGGCTACTACGAAGAGGCAATAGATTTTTTCAAGAGTTTTTACGGTATTGTCTTAAAAGACAATGAATACCTTGAAACGGGAGTTATGACAGGAATTTTGAGGGTTGCAAAAGAAAACATCTTTTCTGGTCTGAATAATCTGAAAGTCTACACTATCCTGAATAATAGATTTACAGAGTATTTTGGAATAATGGAAGCAGAAGTAGGGCAGGCTTTGAAAGATTTCAATCTTGAAGTTGAAATGGAAGATATGCAAAGATGGTACAATGGATATTTATTTGGAGATGTGAGAGCTTATAACCCCTGGTCAGTTATTAATTTTTTAGCTGAGGGGAAATTAAAGCCCTATTGGGTAAATACAAGCGGAAATGACTTGATAAAGCTGTATTTGCAAAAATTAAGAGATGAAATTTTTGATGATTTTTCAAGGCTTTTGAATAAGGAAGCTATTTTAAAAATAATAAATGACAATATGACCTTTGGAAATTTAGAGGCAAATTTTAGCAGGAATATATGGAACTTATTTTTTCACAGCGGATACTTAACTCTAGCAGAAAAATATGATGAAGATTACGACGATGCATATCTGAAAATTCCGAATGAAGAAATATTAAAAATGTTTTCAGCAATGTTCATTGATGTGTATTTTGAAAATTATGACGATTTCTTAGAAATGACTCATGCATTAAAGAATGGGAATATTGATAAATTTAAACGGGAATTAAAAAAAATCCTGCTTGAAAACGTCGGCATATTTGATGTGAGCGGCGACTACAAGGAACAGTTTTATCATGGGTTAATGCTGGGATTAGTTTTAATGCTGAAAAAAGAGTACGAAATAACTTCAAATAATTTTGCAGGAAAAGGCAGATATGACTTGCTGTTAAAGCCTAAAAATACCGAAAGGAGAAAAGAAGGCATTATTTTAGAGCTTAAAGTTGCGAAAGCAGATAATAATTTGAGCGAAAGTGAAATTTATGAGAAACTGGAAAAGGAATGTGAAGCCGCATTAGAACAGATTGAGAAAAGAAAATATGCTTCTGTACTGAGAAATGCTGGAATTAATAATATTCTAAAGGTTGGAGCGGCATTTTTTGGGAAAGAACTGGAAGTTAAATTTAAGAGAGAAGTATAA
- a CDS encoding autotransporter-associated N-terminal domain-containing protein, translating into MSNNLRQIAKDLRSFVKRCKDVHYSDSLLITFLVTGLLTLAPKTLSADVVEEQQEISASAYDTITDLRQSFIRARQENEKSIKGAERELILLMEQGDQVIKSPWASFQFATGFTNNDWRTSYRGRGGKYLEYYNRTNDLTKYVFDASKHEYGATNLHVQRNKEPNSLTINPANVHEPYKPYEAYKIDNINMPKDVSFNPNVPTSTPWVKPANYVQNGTSTSYVPLQNVNSNNNNIKGWRNDGDTTFNFSNDKIRTYNGWTVGTRNNPLNTMSATSIGGTAATHATMENGNASSGSSYYNTEFGTSGTAWWWDPYSTFSTNVQYSNVATGITPLATVGTPPTTVSNQYFTPGTLATGYDAVSNFGYSTYWGGWWGYRTTATLRNSISNYYATNHTVEIDSTGLTYDEISNARSTANAGGAVAYHVPPTPTSPYWTHPLSTATYPTETAARQAYFEQLITNAGGTPSIVSNPDGTAATTYYNLSLTDMIYSAAGQGNGSTLYNNWNSVYNNINTDNHLAEAAPSYRTQLIYTNETTAASNIDANIGRTNPGGTFLKAAAGATVNIDDVDVSIYNGNGGAYVTDAGNTGNVKLVFNSNNKSSIGNFNTTNGVIDNADANHTNNNIAFNIQDGYATEANGVTNTVEITGPVDVRFKGKKNIVYNMISAIDTLKIANARGQSGTTDLNRANTDKVSEWNSQLGGRIFTVGDDNVVYNGYGAVTNSGSKLILGDVQMQGTNNIMVNLQGPSNQSAAVGKTGVFNGDIELQGAFGGTHESKGSVAIYAANGQNADAIDAGSIVAGKNGTKLNNVQVKILNVGFHPNASNGVSVYAINGSSVEVGASQYSDLNITDGIHAASSVDRTYDKIKLPDVASNHIMGYAAGEIDDIKGSLIRGRITNKSSKIEFKGNVDVMAKDGRAFVAVDGGEIELTKGKHVRAAGSGAVIAYADGYQPGRNGKNSAFNSKVTIKGGDVVAADWLTLGDDTTTNNYNINDSAANSRTYNNIGAYAINGGEIDITGATASTSVQEKGGATANSNGSLIYGVGAIAKNNASVKMKKVTIVDNEYGALYGENNGRIEFEGNIVNQNYNNPSGKITPDGTNATVKSDTRHAKSTSTVNSHANVSPFYAKRISTTDQSSITFTGDTNIDMYDGILLTGNIYNGNGNAGATRIEAGDSQNREFDYAKTVTQPSNEPDLTIWNNAKYRGMEKVTTNILSDNVTIGVVNQAADEINWTKDKSGKSGTGLATGNFLSGVGAYAGGMKILNKGDKIVDVSLINSRLKIDGQDVNIEDIETSKATAAPATDKNDVFNDLKMESTFVTINNNAKVSGDAQERDLKDAKGNSNYQVRNVGLSMANSLSRWDDVKSASSKWRKTNKNEAGFQNIGKVDIWGGSEATPVTGLLVNFGTIKNGDGSKGGFVNVDHGNAIVATDGSIIHNLKNSEITVTGKYKKPTSNPPTQGRNANRSDDSRESGENYGIVGISDGFVDYNYSDLNNHSGVDNSIEIKHEDGKIYVEGDLAVGIYGENRNNADSSKVTIDYINSTVGTTGIDVRNENVTSPDARGVGIALVNKSNNNYSNGWQYAGGVINLKGGAGVLGSFANKATLGGIGSLTLDLQKNDIATGKNGVGIYAESAVINVNSDKFTVETKDNGVGLWAMDDSIVGEGANHTKTFQYNYNGANDKNGFAMAFGGKNIQATTAQNDLDIKFTNKADTAVTLANEIAKSTRGTTKGIAGILVNTNDANDKVINRGDIKEDTTSVTNVRTYGAVVNKGNFVNYGAITLNDSLNHQANLVTSEDMKKVNIGIFANGYNADKATGGVYTTIENHGDIKIESATTDIDKNIGSWAIYGYNVKTGAKEDGTKSEITINKNSHGIYSGDGNVEIRSTKLKVGNDTVLGHKQVLTGEGILKNPSAYPISRQTTYATDQQLLGGLDTPRERDSAIGVYIDNNQRLTNAQRNVEVSADMDIDRYSYGIVLAEKNGGAQTDVTIGSALDAPTIRLAYSTNNNAGGHVKSTAPSNPKVPEEVYEQGNAVYYYSADTESRGKSYANVTMDGDYNTAYYTKGSMDNYGTIDLRSQYDLENQNNNTLGFGNVGIFSSNTAVASKNYGTITTGMSDTVNMKYSAAMAAGRNIYRNDNDTAVFDRTQEEGNIENHGTIVVKEKEGIGMFATGAGSVAKNYGTIRLEGDSSIGMYLDRGAIGENHGEITGNASQLKGVVAINGGYIKNYGKINILGQGSYGIVTDGSRFIVDANGNPTEVLTTGDPRYNTSAAVTTGNTNGHGGTDLYGGSESSIEEGTTGNPKTTGVGTTITAPDIVPITKVTVDGIDTPIFNVESDATNPGDWGEHVFVSSSVQSGGTTIIPLWAKDEYGNPAFPAYHNQQMSEVTSIGMYVDTSGVRYTNPIDGIQNLPNLGKVDLYFGPEATQYTNSKAIRIGDRYDDDGNLLAKSNILKPFNDALRRLPGGARVNPLSASLTWQVLAKIDDNNELTEIYMSKVPYHSFAFDDDHSLVNFTNNLDNIYEIARPGSEEKMIFNKLNSLGNGEGHILAQAFDQMRGHIYGGIQQRTKSTSDILSNEVAQLRSETNGSKDSNKFKAFGQRNEYKTDTAGIPDWRSNAGGMVYVHEDETVKLGEKSGFYAGVTNNYFTFKDLARSYENQAMAKAGVFKQTPLDENGTFTITVGGEGFFGRTDTKRRFWVVDKEFRAKSNYYTYGAGLNANLEKVFRINQGFSIVPSVGLNFEYGRFSTVNEDGDMALKVKSDDYYSIKPKAGIDFRYSQPVFKNSKFTASLGFSYENELGRLNEVENEARIKGAWTDYYTIKGDKEDRRGNFKSDLKLGLDNGRLGMTVNTGYDTKGHNFRAGLGLKVMY; encoded by the coding sequence ATGAGTAATAACTTACGACAGATTGCAAAAGACTTGCGATCGTTTGTAAAAAGATGTAAAGACGTACACTATTCTGACAGCCTGCTGATCACATTCCTTGTAACAGGGCTTCTTACACTTGCACCAAAAACACTTAGTGCAGACGTTGTTGAGGAACAACAGGAAATATCAGCATCGGCATACGATACGATAACAGATCTTAGACAGTCGTTTATACGTGCAAGACAGGAAAACGAAAAGTCAATCAAAGGAGCTGAAAGAGAACTTATCCTGCTTATGGAGCAAGGAGATCAAGTAATCAAGAGTCCTTGGGCTTCATTCCAGTTTGCAACAGGATTCACTAACAACGACTGGAGAACATCGTACAGAGGACGTGGAGGAAAATACTTAGAATACTACAACAGAACTAACGACCTGACTAAGTATGTATTTGATGCAAGCAAGCATGAATATGGGGCAACAAACCTTCATGTGCAAAGAAACAAGGAGCCAAACTCGCTTACAATCAATCCTGCAAATGTACATGAACCATACAAACCATACGAAGCATACAAAATTGACAACATTAACATGCCAAAAGATGTAAGCTTCAATCCAAATGTTCCAACAAGCACTCCATGGGTAAAACCTGCTAACTATGTGCAAAATGGAACAAGTACATCTTATGTTCCTTTGCAAAATGTAAATTCCAATAATAATAATATTAAGGGATGGAGAAATGATGGCGACACTACATTTAATTTCTCAAATGACAAAATAAGAACGTATAATGGATGGACTGTTGGTACAAGAAACAATCCGTTGAATACAATGAGTGCTACTTCAATTGGTGGAACAGCAGCTACTCATGCGACTATGGAAAACGGAAACGCATCTAGTGGAAGTTCATACTACAATACAGAATTTGGTACTTCTGGAACTGCTTGGTGGTGGGATCCATACAGTACTTTTAGTACAAATGTACAATATTCAAATGTTGCAACAGGAATTACACCTCTTGCAACTGTAGGTACACCTCCTACAACAGTAAGTAATCAATATTTCACACCTGGAACACTAGCTACAGGATATGATGCGGTTAGCAACTTTGGTTATTCTACATATTGGGGAGGATGGTGGGGATACCGCACTACTGCGACCCTACGTAATTCTATAAGCAATTATTATGCTACTAATCATACTGTTGAGATAGATAGTACAGGATTAACTTATGATGAAATAAGTAACGCAAGAAGTACGGCCAATGCCGGTGGAGCAGTAGCTTACCATGTACCCCCAACCCCTACTAGTCCCTACTGGACTCATCCGTTAAGTACTGCAACATACCCTACCGAAACGGCTGCAAGACAAGCCTATTTTGAACAATTAATAACTAATGCTGGAGGAACGCCTTCAATAGTTAGTAATCCTGATGGTACCGCAGCTACAACGTATTATAATTTATCTTTGACTGACATGATATACAGTGCTGCTGGACAAGGTAACGGAAGTACACTTTATAATAACTGGAATTCCGTATATAATAATATCAATACAGATAACCATTTAGCAGAAGCTGCACCTTCTTATAGAACGCAATTGATATACACGAATGAAACAACGGCTGCGTCAAATATAGATGCTAATATTGGACGTACAAATCCAGGTGGGACATTCTTGAAAGCTGCAGCTGGAGCAACTGTTAATATAGATGACGTGGATGTTTCAATTTATAACGGTAATGGTGGTGCGTATGTAACTGACGCTGGAAATACTGGAAATGTTAAACTTGTATTTAATTCAAACAATAAGAGTTCAATCGGAAACTTTAACACTACAAATGGTGTGATTGATAATGCAGATGCAAATCATACTAATAATAATATCGCATTTAATATTCAAGATGGTTATGCAACCGAGGCAAATGGAGTTACTAATACTGTTGAAATAACTGGACCAGTAGATGTTAGATTTAAAGGTAAGAAAAATATTGTTTATAATATGATTTCAGCTATTGACACTTTGAAAATTGCAAATGCAAGAGGACAAAGTGGTACTACAGACTTAAATAGAGCAAATACAGACAAAGTTAGTGAATGGAACTCTCAATTAGGTGGTCGTATTTTCACTGTTGGAGATGATAACGTAGTGTATAACGGATATGGTGCTGTAACTAATTCTGGTTCAAAATTGATTTTGGGTGATGTCCAAATGCAAGGAACTAATAATATAATGGTTAACTTGCAAGGACCAAGTAATCAGAGTGCAGCAGTTGGTAAAACAGGAGTATTCAATGGAGACATTGAATTGCAAGGAGCATTTGGTGGAACTCATGAATCAAAAGGATCTGTAGCTATTTATGCTGCAAATGGTCAAAATGCAGATGCTATTGACGCTGGAAGTATTGTTGCAGGAAAAAATGGAACAAAATTAAACAATGTTCAAGTTAAAATATTAAATGTTGGATTCCATCCAAATGCAAGTAATGGTGTATCAGTTTACGCAATTAACGGATCTTCAGTTGAAGTAGGGGCTAGTCAATATTCTGATCTTAATATCACTGATGGAATACATGCGGCATCTTCAGTTGACAGAACTTACGATAAAATCAAACTTCCTGATGTGGCTTCTAATCATATAATGGGATATGCTGCTGGAGAAATTGATGATATTAAAGGAAGTCTGATTCGTGGAAGAATTACAAACAAATCCTCTAAAATAGAATTTAAAGGGAACGTAGATGTAATGGCTAAAGATGGACGTGCTTTCGTTGCAGTTGACGGTGGAGAAATTGAACTGACAAAAGGTAAGCATGTAAGAGCTGCAGGTTCTGGAGCAGTTATTGCCTATGCTGACGGATACCAACCTGGACGAAATGGAAAGAACAGTGCCTTCAACTCAAAAGTTACTATTAAAGGTGGAGACGTTGTTGCAGCCGACTGGTTAACTTTAGGAGATGACACAACGACAAACAACTATAACATAAACGATTCTGCTGCAAATTCGCGTACATATAACAATATTGGTGCTTATGCAATAAACGGCGGAGAAATTGATATTACTGGAGCAACAGCTTCTACTTCTGTTCAAGAAAAAGGTGGAGCAACAGCCAACAGTAACGGATCATTGATTTATGGAGTTGGAGCTATTGCAAAAAATAATGCTTCAGTTAAGATGAAAAAAGTAACTATTGTTGACAACGAATATGGTGCATTGTACGGAGAAAACAACGGTAGAATCGAATTTGAAGGTAATATCGTAAACCAAAACTACAATAACCCAAGTGGTAAAATTACACCAGACGGAACTAATGCAACAGTAAAAAGTGATACAAGACATGCGAAATCAACAAGCACAGTAAATTCACATGCTAACGTATCTCCATTCTATGCTAAGAGAATCAGCACAACTGACCAGTCAAGCATAACATTTACTGGAGATACTAATATAGATATGTATGATGGTATCCTGTTGACAGGTAACATTTACAACGGTAACGGTAATGCAGGTGCAACTAGAATTGAAGCTGGAGACAGCCAAAACAGAGAGTTTGACTATGCGAAAACAGTAACTCAGCCAAGTAACGAGCCAGACTTGACTATCTGGAACAATGCTAAATACAGAGGTATGGAAAAGGTAACAACAAACATTCTTTCTGACAATGTAACAATCGGTGTTGTTAACCAGGCTGCCGATGAAATTAATTGGACTAAAGACAAGTCAGGTAAATCAGGTACAGGGCTTGCAACAGGTAACTTTTTAAGTGGTGTTGGAGCTTATGCTGGTGGAATGAAAATTCTAAATAAAGGCGATAAAATTGTTGACGTATCATTAATAAACAGCAGACTGAAAATAGATGGACAAGATGTAAATATCGAAGATATCGAAACAAGTAAAGCTACTGCTGCACCTGCAACAGATAAGAACGACGTGTTCAATGACCTTAAGATGGAAAGTACATTTGTAACTATCAATAATAATGCTAAAGTAAGTGGAGATGCTCAGGAAAGAGATCTTAAGGATGCTAAAGGAAATTCTAACTACCAAGTAAGAAATGTAGGACTTAGCATGGCTAACTCATTGAGCAGATGGGACGATGTTAAGAGCGCATCTTCAAAATGGAGAAAAACAAACAAAAATGAAGCAGGATTCCAAAATATCGGAAAAGTTGATATATGGGGAGGATCTGAGGCAACACCGGTAACAGGACTTCTTGTTAACTTCGGAACTATTAAGAATGGTGACGGATCTAAAGGAGGATTTGTAAACGTAGATCACGGTAATGCAATTGTTGCAACAGACGGAAGTATTATCCACAACTTGAAAAACAGTGAAATCACTGTAACAGGTAAGTATAAGAAACCAACATCAAATCCGCCTACACAAGGACGTAACGCAAATAGAAGCGATGATTCTAGAGAAAGTGGTGAAAACTACGGTATTGTTGGTATCTCAGATGGATTTGTTGACTACAACTACTCAGACTTGAATAATCACTCAGGAGTGGACAACTCAATAGAAATCAAGCATGAAGACGGTAAGATTTATGTTGAGGGAGACCTTGCAGTAGGTATCTACGGAGAAAACAGAAACAATGCTGATTCAAGCAAGGTAACAATTGACTATATAAACAGCACAGTTGGTACAACAGGTATTGACGTAAGAAATGAAAATGTAACATCACCTGATGCAAGAGGAGTAGGTATTGCCCTTGTAAACAAGAGCAACAATAACTATTCTAACGGATGGCAATATGCAGGAGGAGTTATTAACCTTAAAGGTGGAGCTGGAGTTCTAGGTTCATTTGCAAACAAAGCTACACTTGGTGGTATCGGAAGCCTTACACTTGACCTTCAAAAAAATGACATTGCTACAGGTAAGAATGGTGTCGGAATCTACGCTGAAAGCGCAGTAATCAATGTAAACTCTGATAAGTTCACAGTAGAAACTAAGGACAACGGAGTTGGATTATGGGCAATGGATGACAGTATCGTAGGAGAAGGTGCAAACCATACTAAGACATTCCAATACAACTATAACGGTGCAAATGACAAGAACGGATTCGCAATGGCATTCGGTGGTAAGAACATTCAAGCTACAACAGCTCAAAATGATCTTGACATCAAGTTCACTAACAAAGCAGATACAGCTGTAACTCTTGCTAACGAAATCGCAAAGAGCACAAGAGGAACTACTAAGGGTATCGCAGGTATCCTTGTAAACACTAACGATGCTAACGATAAAGTAATTAACAGAGGGGACATCAAAGAAGATACAACATCTGTAACAAACGTAAGAACTTATGGTGCTGTAGTAAACAAAGGAAACTTTGTAAACTATGGAGCAATAACTCTTAACGATTCATTGAATCACCAAGCTAACTTAGTAACATCTGAAGACATGAAGAAAGTAAATATCGGAATCTTCGCAAATGGTTACAACGCTGATAAAGCTACTGGAGGAGTATACACTACAATCGAAAATCATGGAGATATTAAGATTGAAAGTGCTACTACTGACATAGACAAGAACATTGGAAGCTGGGCTATTTACGGATATAACGTAAAAACTGGAGCAAAAGAAGATGGAACTAAGTCTGAAATAACAATTAACAAGAACAGCCACGGTATCTATTCAGGAGACGGTAACGTTGAAATAAGAAGTACTAAGCTTAAAGTCGGAAACGACACAGTTCTTGGTCACAAACAGGTATTAACAGGGGAAGGAATACTTAAGAACCCTTCAGCATACCCAATTTCAAGACAAACAACATACGCAACTGACCAGCAGCTTCTTGGAGGACTAGACACTCCTAGAGAAAGAGATTCTGCAATTGGGGTATACATTGATAACAACCAAAGACTTACAAACGCGCAAAGAAACGTTGAAGTAAGTGCTGACATGGATATCGACAGATACTCATACGGAATCGTGCTTGCTGAGAAAAATGGAGGAGCTCAGACAGATGTTACAATCGGATCAGCTCTTGATGCGCCAACAATCCGTCTAGCATACTCAACAAACAACAATGCAGGTGGACATGTTAAATCAACTGCACCAAGCAACCCTAAAGTACCTGAAGAAGTATACGAACAAGGAAATGCAGTATACTACTACTCAGCAGATACTGAATCAAGAGGTAAGTCTTATGCCAACGTAACAATGGACGGAGACTATAATACAGCATACTATACTAAGGGAAGCATGGATAACTACGGAACTATCGACCTTAGATCACAATATGACCTTGAAAACCAAAACAACAACACTTTAGGATTTGGTAACGTGGGTATCTTCTCAAGCAATACAGCAGTAGCATCTAAGAACTACGGAACTATTACTACTGGTATGTCAGATACAGTAAACATGAAATATTCAGCAGCGATGGCGGCTGGACGTAACATTTACAGAAATGATAACGATACTGCAGTATTTGACAGAACGCAAGAAGAAGGAAACATTGAAAACCACGGAACAATAGTAGTTAAGGAAAAAGAAGGAATTGGAATGTTCGCTACAGGAGCAGGTTCAGTAGCTAAGAACTACGGAACAATCAGACTTGAAGGTGACAGTTCAATCGGTATGTACCTTGACAGAGGAGCAATCGGTGAAAACCATGGGGAAATCACAGGTAATGCTTCACAACTTAAAGGGGTAGTAGCAATAAACGGAGGATACATCAAGAACTACGGTAAAATTAATATTCTTGGACAAGGATCTTATGGAATTGTTACAGACGGATCAAGATTCATAGTTGATGCTAATGGAAACCCAACAGAAGTTCTTACTACAGGAGATCCAAGATATAACACTTCTGCAGCAGTTACAACAGGAAATACTAACGGTCACGGAGGAACTGACCTTTACGGAGGAAGCGAAAGCTCAATCGAAGAAGGAACAACAGGAAATCCTAAGACAACAGGTGTAGGAACAACAATAACAGCTCCAGACATCGTACCTATAACTAAGGTAACGGTTGATGGAATTGATACTCCAATCTTCAATGTAGAATCTGATGCAACTAACCCTGGAGACTGGGGAGAACATGTATTCGTAAGCAGCAGCGTGCAAAGTGGAGGAACAACTATTATACCGCTTTGGGCAAAAGATGAATATGGAAACCCTGCATTCCCTGCATACCATAATCAACAAATGTCAGAAGTTACAAGCATCGGAATGTATGTTGATACATCAGGTGTTAGATACACTAACCCTATAGATGGTATTCAAAACTTACCAAACTTAGGAAAAGTTGACTTGTACTTTGGACCAGAAGCTACTCAATATACTAACTCTAAAGCAATCAGAATTGGAGATAGATATGATGATGATGGAAACCTTCTTGCTAAGAGCAACATCTTGAAACCATTTAACGATGCGTTGAGAAGATTGCCAGGAGGAGCAAGAGTAAATCCATTGTCAGCAAGCTTGACATGGCAAGTATTAGCTAAGATTGACGATAATAACGAATTGACAGAAATATACATGAGTAAAGTTCCATACCACTCATTTGCATTCGATGATGATCATTCGTTAGTAAACTTCACTAACAACTTGGATAACATTTACGAAATTGCAAGACCAGGTAGTGAAGAAAAGATGATCTTTAACAAACTTAATAGCCTAGGAAACGGAGAAGGACATATTCTTGCACAAGCATTCGACCAAATGAGAGGACATATCTATGGTGGAATCCAACAAAGAACTAAGTCAACTTCAGATATCCTAAGCAACGAAGTTGCACAATTAAGAAGTGAAACAAACGGATCGAAAGATTCTAACAAGTTCAAAGCATTCGGACAAAGAAACGAATACAAGACTGATACTGCAGGAATTCCAGATTGGAGAAGTAATGCAGGAGGTATGGTATACGTTCATGAAGACGAAACAGTTAAACTTGGAGAAAAATCAGGATTCTATGCAGGTGTAACAAACAACTACTTCACATTCAAAGACTTAGCTAGATCTTATGAAAATCAAGCTATGGCTAAAGCAGGAGTATTCAAACAAACTCCGCTTGATGAAAACGGAACGTTTACTATAACTGTAGGTGGAGAAGGATTCTTCGGAAGAACTGATACTAAACGTAGATTCTGGGTAGTAGATAAAGAATTCAGAGCTAAATCTAACTACTATACATACGGAGCAGGGTTAAATGCTAACCTTGAAAAAGTATTCAGAATTAACCAAGGATTCAGCATAGTACCTAGCGTAGGATTGAACTTCGAATACGGAAGATTCTCAACTGTAAATGAAGATGGAGACATGGCACTTAAAGTTAAGAGCGATGACTACTACTCAATCAAGCCAAAAGCTGGAATTGACTTCAGATACAGCCAGCCAGTGTTCAAGAACTCTAAGTTCACAGCAAGCTTAGGATTCAGCTATGAAAACGAGCTAGGAAGACTTAACGAGGTAGAGAACGAGGCAAGAATTAAAGGAGCATGGACAGACTACTACACAATCAAGGGAGACAAGGAAGACAGAAGAGGAAACTTCAAGTCTGACTTGAAACTAGGACTTGACAACGGTAGACTGGGAATGACAGTAAACACAGGATACGATACGAAAGGGCATAACTTCAGAGCAGGATTAGGATTGAAAGTAATGTACTAA